The Micromonospora sp. NBC_00421 genome contains a region encoding:
- a CDS encoding TetR-like C-terminal domain-containing protein has protein sequence MSPRRIDPNLATALLEAAARLLAEEGTAGLTTRRLAAAVGTSTTAVYTHFGGMDNLVRAMVHEGFARLHRRMATVRATSDAVADVMALGHAYRANSLDHPQLYQVMFGSGALGGFVLADGDRQHGKYTLQPLVDAVARATEQGRFRAGDPLLAAQNMWIALHGLVSLELGGYLIDPYDADVCFEAQLRSLMVGAGDGYEATAASLARARRRRSPRA, from the coding sequence GTGAGTCCCCGCCGAATCGACCCCAACCTGGCGACGGCCCTGCTCGAGGCCGCGGCCCGGCTGCTTGCCGAGGAGGGCACCGCCGGCCTCACCACCCGCCGACTCGCCGCCGCCGTGGGCACCTCGACCACGGCCGTCTACACGCACTTCGGCGGCATGGACAACCTGGTCCGGGCGATGGTGCACGAAGGCTTCGCCCGCCTGCACCGGCGCATGGCGACCGTGCGGGCCACCTCCGACGCCGTCGCCGACGTGATGGCCCTCGGGCACGCGTACCGGGCCAACTCCCTCGACCACCCGCAGCTCTACCAGGTCATGTTCGGCAGCGGGGCGCTCGGCGGATTCGTCCTGGCCGACGGCGACCGGCAACACGGCAAGTACACGCTCCAGCCGCTTGTCGACGCGGTGGCCCGCGCCACCGAACAGGGCCGGTTCCGCGCCGGAGATCCGCTGCTGGCCGCGCAGAACATGTGGATCGCCCTGCACGGGCTGGTGAGCCTCGAACTCGGCGGCTACCTGATCGACCCGTACGACGCCGACGTCTGCTTCGAGGCACAGCTGCGCTCGCTGATGGTCGGCGCGGGCGACGGGTACGAGGCGACAGCCGCCTCGCTTGCCCGCGCCCGGCGCCGGCGCTCGCCCCGCGCCTGA